From the Cyanobacteria bacterium GSL.Bin1 genome, the window TTCTTCAAAAGAGCCAGTTGGGCCAAACGAAGTGCTTCTGCTTTAGTCACTGTGGGATCTTTCAGAGCTTCATAGAACTGACCCATTAGGAAAGCAGTCGCTTCATCATTCACACTCCAGAGAGTGGCAAGGGTACTGCGCGCACCAGCCCGCACGGCAACTCCAGCCAACCCCAAAGCGGCTCTTTTATCCCCGGTCAAAGTTTCGCAGGCACTGAGGACGAGTAACTCGATCGGACCAGTCCTACTTGGCTCTCTCGACTGGAGCAAGTCATTGAGTTGGTTGACATCAAGCCGGTCATCCCAGGTGAGAAGAAACGTCTCGGAGGCTTGAGAACTGAACTGACCGTGAGTCGCCAGGTGGACGACAGGAAAAGGAAGCGCGTTAATTTGGTCTTGGAAGGCCGTGCTGGTAAATTCTCGATTGAGAAGTTCCACACTGGGGATCTCCGACTGCACTTGAGCCAGTTCGGAAGCGACGTATCTCAGTGGCGGAAAGCCCCCGCGGGGCTCGGTGAGTCCGGCAGTTAGGGCCCTGGCATCCTCCCGTTGCAAGGGTCGGGGGTCTAGCAGCTGCAACCCTGGGGTAATAGCAATACCGTACTTCTCTACTAGATACTGTTGGCCATCGTGAAGGACAGCCATAGGCACATTCCGCAAGGGACTGTCTAACACAAACACCAAATTTTTGACCTGGCTTCTAGCCAAGTCTTGCTCGGCGGGACGGAGCAACCAGTCGTATACCTCTTGGGCAAGGGGTAAAATCTCGGC encodes:
- a CDS encoding CHAT domain-containing protein gives rise to the protein PRQPLRHYTTPIEERQQVERILGRLGQLLTQRNAEILPLAQEVYDWLLRPAEQDLARSQVKNLVFVLDSPLRNVPMAVLHDGQQYLVEKYGIAITPGLQLLDPRPLQREDARALTAGLTEPRGGFPPLRYVASELAQVQSEIPSVELLNREFTSTAFQDQINALPFPVVHLATHGQFSSQASETFLLTWDDRLDVNQLNDLLQSREPSRTGPIELLVLSACETLTGDKRAALGLAGVAVRAGARSTLATLWSVNDEATAFLMGQFYEALKDPTVTKAEALRLAQLALLKNSRFERPYFWAPYVLVGNWL